A window of Desulfovibrio inopinatus DSM 10711 contains these coding sequences:
- a CDS encoding helix-turn-helix domain-containing protein, translating into MHNTMNVYAGRGPGRYRDTWAIRKSLDLAGVTMAEVGRRLGLTPQTVSDTVRGRKNSRQVLRYLLEELEISAEVLSLPDDMQVKEEA; encoded by the coding sequence ATGCACAACACAATGAACGTTTATGCCGGACGCGGTCCGGGTCGCTATCGCGACACCTGGGCGATTCGGAAATCTCTGGATCTGGCCGGGGTGACGATGGCCGAGGTCGGCCGACGGCTTGGGCTGACGCCGCAGACCGTAAGCGACACGGTGCGCGGTCGAAAGAATAGTCGGCAGGTGTTGCGGTATCTGCTTGAGGAATTGGAGATCTCGGCTGAGGTGCTGAGTTTGCCGGACGATATGCAGGTGAAGGAGGAAGCGTAA